In Chloroflexota bacterium, a single genomic region encodes these proteins:
- a CDS encoding NADP-dependent malic enzyme: MEMREDELVAKTRKPGEDAMRLHPYYRGKIEVVPKCAIRNLNDFVIWYTPGVAEPCKAIKANKEAVYDYTNKWNTVAIVSDGTRVLGLGDIGPEAGMPVMEGKALLFKYLGGVDAVPICLDTKDPLEIIAAVKWLQPSFGGISLEDIAQPKCFHILNVLRQQMDIPVWHDDQQGTATIQLAGLVNGLKIVQKSIGEIKVAMIGAGAASIAITHLLFKAGVMPENMIVVDSQGILHPGREDIVARKEEFVDKWRLCQITNPERRTGGIAEAMRGADVCIALSKPGPDTIKAEWVAGMASDAIVFACANPVPEIWPWEAKEAGARVVATGRSDFPNQLNNSLVFPGIFRGVLDVRARTITDEMCIAVATEVARCAEEHGLSEDLIVPTMDDWEVFPREAAAVGMMAQQQGVVRAKATRDELYRHASEVIRRARELTQTMMREGYIPPMI, from the coding sequence ATGGAAATGAGGGAAGACGAACTAGTGGCGAAAACACGTAAGCCTGGTGAAGATGCGATGCGTCTCCACCCCTACTATCGGGGCAAAATCGAGGTTGTGCCCAAGTGTGCGATAAGGAATCTCAATGATTTTGTCATATGGTACACGCCAGGTGTTGCCGAGCCGTGCAAAGCTATCAAGGCAAACAAGGAGGCTGTCTACGATTATACCAATAAGTGGAACACTGTAGCGATAGTGTCCGACGGTACACGCGTGCTTGGCTTGGGAGATATCGGGCCGGAGGCGGGCATGCCTGTTATGGAAGGGAAGGCTCTTCTCTTTAAGTACCTTGGCGGTGTCGATGCTGTGCCTATCTGTCTCGATACCAAGGACCCTTTAGAAATAATTGCGGCGGTCAAATGGCTTCAGCCGTCGTTTGGTGGCATAAGTCTCGAAGATATTGCTCAACCCAAATGCTTTCATATTTTAAACGTGCTGCGCCAACAAATGGATATCCCGGTCTGGCACGATGATCAGCAGGGCACTGCGACCATCCAGTTAGCTGGGCTCGTCAATGGCTTAAAAATTGTCCAGAAGTCGATTGGCGAGATCAAGGTGGCAATGATTGGGGCGGGCGCTGCTAGCATCGCCATCACCCACCTACTTTTCAAGGCGGGAGTGATGCCTGAGAACATGATTGTGGTTGATAGTCAGGGGATTTTGCATCCGGGCCGTGAGGATATCGTCGCAAGGAAAGAGGAATTCGTGGACAAATGGCGGCTTTGCCAGATCACCAATCCTGAGAGAAGGACTGGGGGTATAGCGGAGGCCATGAGAGGAGCAGACGTGTGCATTGCGTTGTCGAAGCCCGGGCCTGATACAATCAAAGCGGAGTGGGTTGCGGGTATGGCGTCGGATGCCATTGTTTTTGCTTGTGCTAACCCTGTGCCTGAGATTTGGCCGTGGGAGGCGAAGGAAGCTGGCGCACGCGTAGTGGCAACTGGTCGCTCTGACTTTCCTAATCAACTTAATAACTCACTTGTCTTCCCGGGCATTTTCCGCGGTGTTCTTGATGTTAGGGCAAGGACCATCACTGATGAGATGTGTATAGCTGTGGCAACTGAGGTGGCTAGATGTGCTGAGGAGCATGGTCTGAGCGAGGACCTCATTGTCCCAACGATGGACGATTGGGAGGTATTCCCACGGGAAGCTGCAGCTGTGGGGATGATGGCCCAACAACAAGGTGTTGTTCGAGCGAAGGCCACGCGAGATGAATTATACAGGCACGCCTCGGAGGTGATCAGGAGGGCACGGGAGCTAACCCAAACTATGATGAGGGAAGGTTACATCCCACCAATGATTTGA
- a CDS encoding fumarate hydratase produces the protein MRSIDCAQITETVAQLAIEANYVLGADVKAALRQALERGSSPQGKQVLEQLLENAEIAEQERVPMCQDTGYAVVFLELGQEAHIIGGYLYDAVQEGIRRGYREGYLRKSIVAYPFTRRANTKDNTPAVIHTEIVPGDSLKITVVPKGAGSENMSRLFMLIPAEGVEGIKRVVVRAVDEAGPNPCPPVIVGVGIGGTAEMVMLLAKKALLRPLGEPNPDPEMAALEHDLGQAVNALGIGPAGFGGRVTALAVHVESFPAHIASLPVGVNIQCNAARHKSIVL, from the coding sequence GTGCGGTCGATTGATTGTGCTCAGATAACGGAGACGGTGGCCCAGCTGGCCATAGAAGCGAATTATGTCCTGGGTGCGGATGTCAAGGCTGCGCTTCGGCAGGCCTTAGAGAGGGGATCTTCTCCCCAAGGTAAGCAGGTATTAGAGCAGCTACTGGAGAATGCTGAAATCGCCGAGCAGGAGCGTGTCCCGATGTGTCAGGACACCGGTTATGCAGTGGTCTTCCTGGAATTGGGACAGGAGGCACATATCATTGGGGGTTATCTGTACGACGCTGTACAGGAGGGTATCAGGCGGGGTTATCGGGAGGGTTATCTGCGCAAGTCTATTGTCGCTTATCCCTTCACGAGGAGGGCGAATACCAAAGACAACACGCCAGCTGTGATTCACACGGAGATCGTTCCTGGCGATAGCCTGAAAATAACCGTGGTGCCTAAAGGGGCTGGCAGTGAGAATATGTCTCGCTTGTTTATGCTGATACCGGCCGAGGGGGTCGAAGGTATCAAACGAGTGGTGGTCAGGGCAGTTGATGAGGCTGGTCCTAATCCATGTCCACCTGTAATCGTTGGGGTGGGCATTGGTGGTACGGCTGAGATGGTCATGTTGCTGGCCAAAAAGGCCCTCCTGCGCCCGCTGGGCGAACCTAACCCTGATCCTGAGATGGCGGCCCTTGAGCATGACCTTGGGCAAGCAGTCAATGCCCTGGGCATAGGGCCAGCTGGATTCGGTGGACGAGTAACGGCCTTGGCGGTTCACGTGGAGTCGTTTCCGGCCCACATCGCCAGTCTCCCCGTGGGCGTCAACATTCAGTGCAATGCCGCTAGACATAAATCAATCGTGCTCTAA
- a CDS encoding Fe-S-containing hydro-lyase, producing MKISAPFTEEAVCNLKVGDAVEISGTLYAARDAAHKRLVSALENGHPLPFDPQGAVIYYVGPTPAKPGQVIGSAGPTTSYRMDPYAIPLLAAGVRGMIGKGGRSPEVKAALQRYKAIYLAAIGGAAALIAKTIKAAEVIAYEELGPEALLRLSVKDFPAVVVNDIYGGDLYERGKQQWASPSEPSSGLRG from the coding sequence GTGAAGATTTCGGCCCCCTTTACAGAGGAAGCTGTTTGTAACCTAAAGGTTGGCGATGCGGTAGAAATTTCGGGCACCTTGTACGCCGCCCGTGATGCGGCTCACAAACGCCTGGTCAGCGCCCTAGAGAATGGTCATCCGCTTCCCTTCGATCCGCAAGGGGCGGTTATTTACTACGTTGGGCCAACCCCGGCGAAGCCAGGGCAGGTCATCGGCTCAGCCGGACCCACTACGAGCTATCGTATGGATCCCTATGCAATACCATTGCTGGCGGCTGGGGTTCGGGGGATGATCGGCAAGGGGGGGCGTTCTCCAGAGGTGAAAGCAGCTCTCCAGCGCTATAAGGCCATCTATCTGGCGGCGATCGGGGGGGCAGCGGCCCTCATCGCTAAAACCATTAAAGCCGCAGAGGTGATAGCCTATGAGGAGCTTGGCCCGGAGGCGCTCTTGCGCTTGAGCGTAAAAGACTTTCCGGCCGTCGTCGTCAACGATATCTATGGGGGTGATTTATACGAACGGGGAAAGCAGCAATGGGCCTCGCCATCGGAGCCATCCAGCGGGCTTAGGGGGTAG
- the sdhC gene encoding succinate dehydrogenase, cytochrome b556 subunit, whose protein sequence is MLKIVGWRGRSSNTPLWPTNYRVGMWAWLLQRITGLALVFYLFLHIWVISFSAVGKDGLSFDLVLTALQTPFFIVLDLALLAAVLFHALNGIRILLFDLGIGVRSQKVLFGLFMAIGLLAFGAGVAVLLPYALGKPLS, encoded by the coding sequence GTGCTTAAAATAGTAGGGTGGCGTGGACGGAGCAGCAATACACCCCTTTGGCCGACCAATTATCGGGTCGGCATGTGGGCATGGTTATTGCAGCGAATCACAGGCCTGGCCTTAGTCTTTTATCTCTTTTTACATATTTGGGTGATCTCGTTTTCGGCGGTAGGGAAGGATGGTCTCAGTTTCGACCTTGTCTTAACCGCGCTCCAGACGCCATTTTTTATCGTGCTTGATCTGGCTCTGCTGGCAGCGGTACTTTTTCACGCCCTTAATGGGATACGCATCTTGCTCTTTGATTTGGGGATAGGGGTGAGATCGCAAAAGGTTCTGTTTGGATTGTTCATGGCTATAGGGTTGTTGGCCTTCGGGGCTGGAGTGGCTGTTCTTCTGCCGTATGCCCTGGGCAAGCCTTTATCTTAA
- a CDS encoding succinate dehydrogenase, cytochrome b556 subunit, giving the protein MVSIGVKEEVSEVGLRPEEAGIGVWSWVLQRVTAVLLLVFLGAHFWVLHFAVVGEQINFVRVSERLRTPFFIVLDLALLATVLYHALNGLRIVIVDFGISPMAQRLLLGALWLIGILTFIFGANTLLPFITSTPLFYR; this is encoded by the coding sequence ATGGTTTCTATAGGGGTGAAAGAGGAAGTGAGCGAAGTAGGCCTTAGGCCAGAAGAGGCAGGAATTGGGGTATGGTCGTGGGTTCTGCAAAGAGTGACGGCTGTTTTACTTCTGGTCTTTCTTGGGGCGCACTTCTGGGTTTTACATTTTGCGGTCGTCGGTGAGCAGATCAACTTTGTGCGGGTGTCTGAGCGGCTGCGGACGCCTTTCTTCATCGTCCTCGACCTGGCCCTCTTGGCGACGGTTCTTTACCACGCTCTCAATGGCTTGCGCATAGTTATAGTTGACTTTGGGATCAGCCCTATGGCCCAAAGGCTGCTCCTTGGGGCGCTTTGGCTAATAGGCATCCTCACCTTCATCTTTGGAGCTAACACCCTTTTGCCGTTTATTACTAGCACGCCCCTGTTCTATCGCTAG
- a CDS encoding FAD-binding protein, with translation MIRHQILVVGGGLAGLRAAIEASDSLDVAILSRVHPVRSHSGAAQGGVNAALGNAPEGRDDSWERHAYDTIKGSDFLADQDAVEIMTKDALARIYEMEHWGTPFSRTKEGKIAQRPFGGAGFPRTAYAADKTGHVLLHTMYEQVVKRRIIVYPEWMVLSLVVEDGVCRGVIALHLPTGKLEPFFAEAVIFGTGGAGRIYARSTNALINTGSGIASAYRAGIPLKDTEFIQFHPTTLVGTNILITEGARGEGGYLINNMGERFMQNYAPAAMELAPRDIVARSILIEINEGRGFEDDYVYLDLRHLGREKIMERLPGIRDLAVNFAGVDPIDLPIPVQPGQHYTMGGIDTNYDGETAVKGFFAAGECACVSVHGANRLGGNSLLETIVFGQRAGWKAAEYIQGREMTEGGEHSLLQALEETESRIERLLQSEGDEDPLVIREEMQALMTEKVGIFRERGPLREAYAKIEELQERYRRVRLAYKGNRFNLDLVRVLELEDMLAIAEIVTLGALVREESRGSHYRLDCRERDDQNWLKHTLAYHTPDGPRLEYEPVTITRFPPEARRY, from the coding sequence ATGATTCGTCATCAGATTTTGGTAGTTGGTGGGGGTCTGGCTGGCTTACGAGCGGCCATAGAGGCCAGCGATAGCTTGGATGTGGCCATTTTATCCCGAGTACACCCTGTCAGGTCTCATTCTGGGGCAGCGCAAGGTGGGGTTAACGCGGCCTTAGGCAATGCCCCTGAAGGCAGGGATGATAGTTGGGAAAGGCATGCCTACGATACGATTAAAGGAAGCGACTTTTTGGCTGATCAGGACGCCGTGGAAATAATGACCAAAGACGCCCTGGCGCGTATTTACGAGATGGAGCACTGGGGGACACCTTTCAGTCGCACCAAAGAAGGGAAGATAGCCCAGCGACCCTTTGGAGGAGCTGGTTTCCCCCGTACGGCCTACGCGGCCGATAAGACTGGACATGTCCTGCTGCACACGATGTATGAACAGGTGGTAAAGAGACGGATTATCGTCTATCCAGAGTGGATGGTGCTATCTTTGGTGGTGGAAGATGGGGTATGTCGGGGTGTAATTGCCTTGCACCTTCCCACTGGAAAACTGGAGCCCTTCTTCGCTGAAGCGGTGATCTTTGGAACCGGTGGGGCGGGTCGAATCTACGCCCGTTCGACAAATGCTCTGATTAACACTGGTAGTGGCATAGCCAGTGCTTACCGAGCGGGGATACCTCTGAAAGATACGGAGTTCATTCAGTTCCACCCGACAACCCTTGTGGGGACGAATATCCTTATCACGGAGGGTGCTAGAGGCGAAGGAGGATATTTGATTAACAATATGGGTGAGCGTTTCATGCAAAACTATGCGCCAGCGGCGATGGAGCTAGCCCCCCGAGATATCGTTGCTCGCTCTATCCTGATTGAGATCAACGAGGGTCGTGGGTTCGAGGATGATTATGTGTATCTGGATCTGCGCCACTTGGGTCGAGAGAAGATTATGGAGAGGTTACCGGGCATCCGCGACCTGGCCGTCAATTTTGCCGGTGTGGATCCTATAGATCTTCCGATCCCCGTTCAACCTGGGCAGCATTACACTATGGGTGGTATTGATACAAATTATGATGGAGAAACGGCGGTCAAGGGCTTCTTTGCCGCCGGTGAATGTGCTTGTGTCAGTGTTCATGGTGCTAACCGCTTAGGGGGCAACTCCCTCCTGGAAACCATCGTCTTTGGGCAACGGGCAGGCTGGAAGGCAGCGGAATACATCCAGGGACGGGAGATGACCGAAGGTGGAGAACATTCTCTGTTGCAGGCCCTGGAAGAGACCGAGTCCAGGATAGAACGACTTCTGCAGAGCGAGGGAGACGAGGACCCACTGGTCATCCGTGAAGAGATGCAGGCGCTTATGACTGAGAAGGTAGGAATCTTCCGTGAGCGGGGGCCGCTGAGGGAGGCATATGCAAAGATAGAGGAGCTCCAGGAACGCTACCGAAGGGTTCGGTTGGCCTACAAAGGGAATAGATTCAACCTGGATCTGGTGCGTGTCTTAGAGCTGGAGGATATGCTGGCCATCGCTGAGATAGTGACGCTAGGAGCCCTGGTTCGGGAGGAGAGTCGTGGCTCTCATTATCGCCTGGATTGTCGGGAGAGGGATGACCAGAATTGGTTGAAGCATACGCTGGCCTATCATACGCCGGATGGTCCTCGCCTGGAATACGAGCCAGTGACCATTACCCGGTTCCCACCAGAGGCCAGGAGGTATTGA
- a CDS encoding succinate dehydrogenase iron-sulfur subunit has product MVTSPTVVLKVYRYDPERDSEPRYDTFKVPVRERMTVLDALFYILDRLDSSLAFRYSCRGAVCGSCAMYINGSYRLACGTQIAALRSPQINVDPLPNLAPLRDLVVDMDPFFAKYELIRPYLINTIAASEGERLQSPRDRKAIDEMIDCILCGSCYSSCPVAWMDKDFVGPAAFVKTYRFIADSRDEGGSERLKIIDRGDGIWRCHTVFNCAEACPKSINPTYSIQQLKRCGVLRRLGLWPRFIKR; this is encoded by the coding sequence ATGGTTACGTCCCCTACAGTTGTCTTGAAAGTGTATCGCTACGATCCGGAGCGTGATAGTGAGCCTCGTTATGATACCTTCAAGGTGCCCGTTCGGGAAAGGATGACTGTTCTAGATGCCTTGTTTTACATTTTGGATAGGCTGGACAGTTCCTTAGCCTTTCGATATTCCTGTCGTGGCGCAGTGTGTGGTTCCTGTGCAATGTACATCAATGGCTCTTACCGTCTGGCTTGTGGAACACAGATAGCGGCCTTGCGCTCCCCCCAGATTAATGTCGATCCCCTGCCCAATCTAGCACCGCTCAGAGATCTGGTAGTCGATATGGATCCATTTTTCGCCAAGTACGAGTTAATTAGACCATACTTGATCAACACGATAGCTGCTTCGGAGGGAGAGCGGTTGCAAAGTCCGAGAGATAGGAAAGCCATCGATGAGATGATCGACTGTATCCTCTGTGGATCGTGTTACTCCTCATGTCCGGTAGCCTGGATGGATAAGGACTTTGTTGGCCCGGCTGCCTTTGTGAAGACCTATCGCTTCATAGCCGATTCCCGAGATGAGGGAGGCAGCGAGCGTCTCAAGATAATCGATCGGGGAGACGGCATTTGGCGGTGTCATACCGTCTTCAATTGCGCTGAGGCTTGTCCTAAGTCGATCAATCCAACCTATTCCATTCAGCAGTTGAAGAGATGCGGGGTGCTGAGGAGGCTAGGGCTTTGGCCACGTTTTATCAAGAGATAG
- a CDS encoding C39 family peptidase, protein MATFYQEIGRVGVVICGPARGLAKQAAGRLLRLSLLLLIIISLSYPPVATAQQISAYDGAAREIGASFDWYRYQGEWDSGPNNRDNCRVTAVAMAIQFSQNNVWVSIREIRDYLQHGGPTSIFDAQKDLSHWGIRYKGLDTIHDVLESVRRGHIVIVGMVMGDISEGPDYLVAYSDPGQRYDRYYSYSGGHAIVVKGVSADGQWLTVYDPNVWDGNGIYWYSDGTPKGKDRYYRTAEVATAMRHMGESPAALEILDVPPSLSPAVAETKSPSLAGGGSSQEQAPAQLKQSSDLTVWLSGGAGWRSVIFCFSVTNPGAQSLHLRNIGVVGWRPTGREFVVWQRNVIVHPGWNEYLALPLSINDPGKWLIKGIRYQVEDKWYELAADGHQQSIPFFVAQD, encoded by the coding sequence TTGGCCACGTTTTATCAAGAGATAGGCCGCGTTGGTGTCGTTATCTGTGGGCCAGCTAGGGGGTTAGCCAAACAGGCTGCAGGGCGACTGTTGAGGTTATCTCTCCTTCTACTCATCATTATTTCCCTCTCTTATCCACCGGTAGCCACCGCTCAGCAAATTAGTGCCTATGATGGGGCAGCACGTGAGATCGGGGCCTCGTTCGATTGGTACCGTTATCAGGGCGAGTGGGATAGTGGACCAAACAACCGTGATAATTGCCGTGTGACGGCAGTGGCGATGGCCATTCAGTTTAGCCAGAACAACGTTTGGGTGTCCATCAGGGAGATCAGGGACTATCTCCAGCATGGGGGTCCAACAAGCATCTTCGATGCCCAGAAGGACCTGTCTCATTGGGGTATCCGCTATAAGGGCTTAGATACCATCCATGATGTGCTCGAAAGTGTCAGACGCGGCCACATCGTCATCGTGGGCATGGTTATGGGTGATATCTCTGAGGGCCCCGATTACCTGGTCGCCTACTCTGATCCTGGGCAACGTTATGATCGTTATTACTCCTATAGCGGTGGTCACGCCATTGTGGTTAAGGGCGTCTCCGCCGACGGACAATGGCTGACGGTTTATGATCCAAATGTCTGGGATGGTAATGGTATTTACTGGTATTCCGATGGGACGCCAAAGGGCAAGGATAGGTACTATAGGACGGCTGAGGTAGCCACAGCGATGCGCCATATGGGCGAATCGCCAGCCGCTTTAGAGATACTTGACGTGCCACCTAGCTTGAGCCCGGCTGTGGCGGAAACGAAGTCTCCCTCCTTGGCCGGTGGCGGCTCCTCTCAGGAGCAGGCCCCTGCTCAATTGAAGCAATCAAGTGATCTGACAGTCTGGCTTTCCGGCGGGGCGGGATGGCGCAGCGTTATTTTTTGTTTCAGTGTGACCAATCCTGGTGCTCAGTCGCTTCACTTGCGGAATATTGGGGTGGTGGGGTGGAGGCCGACAGGCCGAGAGTTCGTTGTTTGGCAGCGGAATGTTATCGTCCACCCCGGTTGGAACGAATACCTCGCCCTCCCACTGTCTATAAATGATCCGGGTAAGTGGCTGATAAAAGGGATCAGATACCAGGTGGAGGATAAGTGGTACGAATTGGCTGCAGATGGTCACCAGCAAAGTATACCCTTCTTTGTTGCTCAGGACTGA
- the dprA gene encoding DNA-processing protein DprA — MNELPYWVGFNLVPGIGPAKLQRLREYFGDLESAWLANASEMERSGLDARAITSVVSKRNEGALEKEMEKIEGAGVTVLTWDSPQYPERLRHIYYAPPVLYVKGTIRPEDELSVAVVGTRKATAYGRQVTEEIVGELARSRVTIVSGLARGIDAFAHRVAIEAGGRTLAVLASGVDIIYPSENAKLAQSIVEYGALISEYPLGTRPEARNFPVRNRIISGLTLGTLVVEAGQSSGALITAGFALEQDRDVFAVPGGIFWPKSSGTNSLIQQGAKLVTAARDILEELNLGMAVQQIEMKELLPENEAESALLALLSTQPVHIDELGRNSGLPMPTVSSTLAMMELKGMVRQIGGMHYIRESRADYASF; from the coding sequence ATAAACGAACTACCCTATTGGGTGGGATTCAATCTGGTTCCCGGTATAGGTCCGGCCAAGCTGCAACGGTTACGGGAATATTTCGGGGATTTAGAATCGGCCTGGTTGGCCAACGCTTCTGAGATGGAGCGGTCTGGCTTAGATGCTCGGGCCATCACGTCTGTCGTAAGTAAACGAAATGAGGGCGCTCTCGAGAAAGAGATGGAGAAGATCGAGGGTGCCGGCGTAACGGTGCTAACCTGGGACAGTCCTCAATATCCAGAGAGGCTACGACACATTTATTACGCGCCGCCGGTGCTGTATGTGAAGGGGACCATCCGGCCGGAGGACGAGCTATCTGTGGCTGTGGTTGGGACGCGCAAAGCAACAGCTTATGGACGGCAAGTAACAGAGGAGATCGTCGGGGAGTTGGCCAGGAGTCGAGTGACCATCGTGAGTGGCTTGGCTAGAGGGATCGATGCCTTTGCTCACCGGGTGGCCATCGAGGCCGGTGGGCGTACACTGGCCGTACTAGCCAGTGGGGTGGACATCATTTATCCCTCTGAAAACGCCAAACTGGCGCAGTCTATCGTGGAGTATGGCGCTTTGATCTCTGAATATCCACTTGGGACACGGCCGGAGGCGAGGAATTTCCCGGTGCGCAACCGCATTATTAGCGGTTTGACTCTCGGTACACTTGTGGTGGAGGCCGGACAATCCAGCGGGGCCTTAATTACGGCGGGCTTTGCCCTTGAGCAGGATAGAGATGTCTTTGCTGTGCCCGGGGGCATCTTTTGGCCAAAGAGTAGCGGGACTAACAGCCTGATCCAACAGGGGGCAAAGCTGGTCACTGCGGCCCGAGACATCCTGGAGGAGCTTAATCTGGGCATGGCTGTGCAGCAGATAGAAATGAAAGAGCTGTTGCCAGAAAATGAGGCTGAGTCTGCGCTTCTAGCCCTTCTGTCAACGCAACCGGTACACATCGATGAGTTGGGAAGGAACAGTGGTTTACCGATGCCCACTGTTAGTAGCACGCTAGCGATGATGGAGCTGAAGGGAATGGTGAGGCAGATTGGAGGCATGCACTATATTAGAGAGAGTCGTGCTGACTATGCCTCGTTCTGA
- a CDS encoding amidohydrolase: MLLITNVIAVTVDARRRIIIDAAIAVDGDRIAAIGKAAEIEPRYPNVERLDGCGMLALPGLIDAHAHSPQALLRSVADDVPWRPFLEDFIWPLQGCYTPEDALISMKLCLLEMLKSGTTCFVDPLIHSRYDFDGLAQAVNDMGMRAVMAKMVMDQAGLAQQAGVINAGMLETEEQSLAEAERAIRTWHGAAGGRIQVWYGPRVPREPAVACSPDFYRRVSRLAKDHDVGITVHLAGEKDDLAFFQRGYGARPVEFARRYGLVGPNVLIAMGCWISEEEIPILAESGTKIAHCPSANMKMASGIAKVLQMRAAGVTVGLGCDSGANNNCFDMIREMKAASLLHNIATMDARALTAEDAVEMATIEGARAIGCEADLGSLEVGKQADVILVNLRQPHATPRFDPIANLVYAAHGGDVDTVIVAGRVLMRNRQVLVTDEAAILDEAEARGRALLERSGIRVAPDWPLE, encoded by the coding sequence ATGCTGCTCATTACCAACGTGATCGCGGTGACGGTTGACGCGCGGCGGCGCATTATTATCGATGCGGCTATCGCCGTGGATGGCGACCGGATCGCCGCCATTGGCAAAGCTGCTGAGATTGAACCTCGCTATCCGAATGTTGAGCGGCTCGACGGCTGCGGGATGCTCGCGCTGCCTGGTCTGATCGACGCGCACGCGCACTCGCCTCAAGCGCTCCTGCGCAGCGTCGCCGACGATGTGCCCTGGCGTCCGTTTCTTGAAGACTTCATCTGGCCGCTGCAAGGCTGCTATACTCCAGAAGACGCCCTAATTAGCATGAAGTTGTGCCTGCTGGAGATGCTGAAGTCCGGCACGACGTGCTTCGTAGACCCGCTCATCCACAGCCGTTATGACTTCGATGGGCTGGCGCAGGCTGTGAACGATATGGGCATGCGCGCAGTAATGGCAAAAATGGTAATGGATCAGGCCGGGTTGGCGCAGCAGGCCGGCGTGATCAACGCGGGCATGCTCGAAACTGAGGAACAGTCCCTAGCCGAGGCCGAACGTGCGATCCGAACCTGGCATGGCGCGGCCGGCGGCCGGATACAGGTGTGGTACGGGCCGCGTGTGCCGCGCGAGCCTGCCGTCGCCTGCTCGCCGGATTTCTATCGCAGGGTCTCCAGACTGGCGAAGGATCACGACGTTGGCATCACCGTCCACCTCGCTGGTGAGAAAGACGATCTGGCCTTCTTCCAGCGCGGGTATGGCGCGCGGCCGGTCGAGTTCGCCCGGCGTTACGGGTTGGTCGGGCCCAACGTGCTCATTGCCATGGGCTGCTGGATATCCGAGGAGGAGATTCCGATCCTGGCTGAGAGTGGCACGAAGATCGCTCACTGCCCGTCGGCAAATATGAAAATGGCCTCCGGCATCGCCAAAGTGCTGCAGATGCGCGCGGCCGGCGTGACCGTGGGCCTGGGTTGTGACTCTGGCGCGAACAACAACTGCTTCGACATGATCCGCGAAATGAAAGCTGCCTCCCTCTTGCACAACATTGCAACCATGGACGCGCGTGCGCTGACAGCGGAAGATGCGGTGGAGATGGCGACGATCGAGGGCGCGCGGGCGATCGGATGCGAGGCCGACCTCGGTTCATTGGAAGTCGGCAAGCAAGCCGACGTAATCCTCGTCAACCTGCGTCAGCCGCACGCCACGCCCCGCTTCGATCCCATCGCCAACCTGGTTTACGCCGCCCATGGCGGTGATGTAGATACGGTCATCGTCGCCGGGAGGGTATTGATGCGAAACCGCCAAGTGCTTGTCACAGACGAAGCGGCGATATTGGACGAGGCCGAGGCGCGTGGCCGGGCATTGCTCGAACGCAGCGGCATCCGTGTGGCCCCTGATTGGCCTCTTGAGTGA